TGCATTATTATTTATCTTTATTGCATATTCTACTGCTCTTTGTCTCATTCTTAATTCTTCTGTTATTATTCTATTGCTTTTTTTTACTTTCTTTGTTATACTTTTCATTGAAAGGTTTCTCCTTAATTTGGTGTCCTAATCTTATTATAGCAGAAACCTTTCTTTTTTTATTTTTTTTGTTACATATGTATTATCTCACAACAAAATGTTTTCTAAATTATATTTTGTTAATATATAGAAAAAAGCCGTTGGTTAGACGGCCTTAAAAAGGAGTTATGAAGAAAAAGTTCTTATCTTTTTCTTTTGGTATGTTTTGATTATATACTATTAAACTTTGAATTATTCAGTGCAAAAACTTAGTGTTTCATTAGATGATTAAATTTCTAATTTTAAAACTCCACCATTTTCTATAATCACTGCTGGTTCATCTAACTTTTTACCGTTATGTTCTAGTATAGACATAATAGAACCATGTGCTACAACTAAGATAGTTGAATTTTCTCCATAAATTTTTTTTATTTCCTCAAGCTTATTTAAAGCTCTTGTTTTAACATCTTTAACACTTTCAAACCCCTCAAAAAAATCTGATGGAATAAAATCTTCTGAATATGTCTTATACTTTCTCCATAAATCTGCATACTTATTTTTCAATACTTCTATAGGTTGCCCCTCTAATACACCGAAACCAACTTCTCTAAATTCTGCATGTTCATTTCCATGGTTTTCTATTCCAAGTATTTCTAATATTCTTCTTTTAGTTTCAACGGCTCTTCCTAAATCACTACTGCAAACATAGTCAAAATGTATTCCTTTTAATTTTTCAGATGCTTTTTCTGGAGATTTATCATCAGGTAATAATGGCGAATCTTCCCAACCTTGTATTCTTTCTTCAAGATTCCATTCTGTTTTCCCATGTCTTACTAAATATACTATCATTTTTACCTCCAAAACTTTTAATTACTACTATTTTAACATAATATATCCCCCTTTACAAGTTTAGACAAATTTGTTAAAATGAAAAGAGAAAAGAGGTATACAATATGTTAATTTTAGCTATTGAAAGTTCTTGTGATGAAACTTCTGTTGCCGTATTAAAAGACGGTAAAAAAGTGTTAAGCAATGTTATTGCAAGTCAAATAGATATACATAAGGAATATGGTGGAGTTGTTCCAGAAATTGCATCAAGACATCATATAGAAAATATATTAACTGTTTACGATAAAGCACTTAAAGAAGCTAATTGTAAAATAAGTGATATTTCATACATAGCCGTTACCAACACACCTGGACTTATAGGGTCTCTTTTAGTTGGATTGATGTTTGCAAAAGGTTTAAGTTTGTCAAATAATATACCATTAATACCTGTAAATCACATTGATGGACATATTTTTTCAACTTTTATAGACCATGAACCAAAACTTCCTATGCTAACTTTAGTTGCATCAGGGGGACATACATCACTATATTTAATTGACGAAAACAAAGATTTAACTTTACTTGGAGAAACTCTTGATGATGCCATAGGAGAAGCTTATGATAAGGTCGCAAGAATATTAGGGCTTGAATATCCTGGTGGACCACTACTTGAAAAATTGGCAATTATGGGTCATAATAGTTTTGAGATACCAACTCCAAAAGTTTCAGAATATGATTTTAGTTTTAGTGGTATAAAGACATTTATTACCAATTATGTAAATAGAAAAAAAATGAAAGGTGAAGATTTTAATAAAGAAGATCTTGCAAAAACTTTTCAAGATAAGATTATAGAAGTTTTAATAGATAAGTTATCAAAGGCAAGTAAAGAAAAGGATATTAAAACTATATCTGTAGTTGGAGGAGTTTCAGCAAATAAGGCGATACGTAAAGCTATTATTGATTCTGAACATTTCAAAAATATAGACATAATATTTCCTAAATTTGAATATTGTACTGATAATGCTGCAATGATAGCCTCTGCATGTTATCATAAAAATTTAAGAGAAGAAAATATGTTTATTGATGCAATAGACACAAAAAGAAAAAAACAAGGAGGATTATAGATGGGTAATATCTTTATAATATTATTAATCTTTTTAATATTAATATATATCAAAATTAAAAAGACTAAAGCTAAAGATACAGAAGTTGTAGCAAAAAATAAGAATGGTGAGGTTAATGACATGGAAAAAGTAGAAGTAATAGACTTAGAAAATTCAGAACTTAGCATCAGGGAAATATTAAAACTTAAAAAGAATAAAATTGGAAGTTATAGAAACTATCCCAATCAAAGCTCATTAAGACAGATTTATAGAAAAAAGCCAAAATATTTAAATAGTAAATATACTTTTAGTGAAAATAATCATGATGAAGATAAATTAAAAGTTGAAATGTCTAAATATTTAATATTTGAACAACAAGAAGAAAAATATTTTAATAAAAGACCTCTTCCAGAACAATACCATAATAACGAGATAGTATTAATACCTAAAAATACAGACACTTTATTTACATATTGGGAAATTAGAGAAGATTTTTATTATAACCTAAGTAATAGTGCTAGATTAATTAATGAAAATCCTATTATAGTGCTTAAAAGCATAGACGGTGAAGAAAAAGTAAAAATACAAACTCATTCAAGAAATGGAAGTATGTATATTAATAATGTAGATTCTAATCAAGAATACATAGTTTATTTAGGATATTTAGATGAATTTGATAATTTCATAGAAGTTGCACATTCAACAGAAGCAAATGTTCCTAATCCATTACCATCTGAAAACTTTGATGTAAAATGGGGTATATCTGAAATAGAAAATATAAATGGATATCAAGTTATATCTTTTAGAAACGTTGATAAGAATAACATATCTTCTTATTTAGGATATCAACAAGAAGTTTTAGATAAAGAATTATTATCAGATGAAGAAATACAATCATTAGTAAGAGGAGAAAATGAATCTAGTCTATTAAATGGTTCTTCTTTCCAAGGATCTTCAAGAATTATATAAAAATAAAAAGGGGTATTACAAAAATGTATGCCCCTTTTAATATTAATTAAAATTTCCAAAATTATATTTAAAAAGTATAACCTAATTCTAATCCTGTTATAATTCTATCTTCATAACCACCAAATAAAGCAAGATTATATTTATCTAATAACTTAACTCCCACTAATCCTTTAGATGTTGCTGCAACATTTGCTTCTACGCTTTTGTCAATACCATCAACCTGTTTAATAAATACTCCTACTCCTAATTCCATTCCACTATAAACTTTAATGTTTCTAGCTACAGAATAATTAACCTCTCCCTTAAGAACTAGATTAACAGACCCTCTTCCTTGAGTTGTATTAAAATTTGGAATATTAGAAGCACCTCCTGTTAAATAAACTTTTGGTCCAACTGTAAAATCTACTTTTTTAGACATCTCATATTTATATTCTGCCATTACACCTATTGAAAAAATTCCTCCATGCCCAGTATTGCTATTATTACCACCAGTAATTTTTTTATGTTCAAAAGCATAATAAACAGCTCCCTCAAGTCTATATCTTTCATCTGCATTATGTGTAAAACTCGATAACCCTATAAGCATTAAAGATATTAATAAAATTCTTTTCATTTTCACTCCTTAATTAATTACTATTTTATTCTAATTAAAATGTATATCCTACTTCTAGTCCAAGTAATCCTTTAACATTTCCTGTATAGATTCCTATGTTATACTTATCTCTTATCTTAATACCTGTAGATATTTTACCTATAGTGGCTACATTAAACCCATCTCCAGACTTACCCTGAACTTTTAAATAACTAATCCCTGTTCCTATCTCTACTCCACTATATATTTTAAGATTTTCTTTTAACTTATAGTTAAGATTAGCTTCCATTCCTAAAATTAAACTAGATCTAACTTCAAAGTTTGTTTGAGTTTTAATAATTGAAACATTTGTAGTAATCTTAGGTCCAAAAGTAATATCAAATTTTGTACTCATCTGAGCTTTCCATTCTGGTAATACTGCTACAGATACTGAGGTCAATTCTGAACCTGTTGATTCTTTAGTTATAAGAGTACCTAAAGCTCCCTCCACCCTATATCTTGGTCCAGTTATTTTAATTACTTTTTTATTATTAGAGATTGTAGTAGAAATCCCATTTACCTTTTGTTTTGAATTGTTTTCTTTACTTGAAAATGAAATTAATCCAGTAAAAAATATTATTGATAATAGTATCTTTTTCATATCTTATTCCTTTCTTTTAAAAAGTGTATCCAGCTTCTACTCCCAATACTCCTTTAATAACTCCTGTATAAAGTGCAAAATTAAATTTTTCATTTACTTTTATTCCTAGTCCAAGCTTACTTATTGATGTAAGTTCGCCTTGTATATGAGGGTCTCCAGTAATTATAGGACCTTGAAATCCTACACCTAATCCTGCTTCTATAGAACTATATATTTTAAGGTTTTCTTTTACTTTATAGTTAAAATCAATTTCTCCACCTAAAATCACACTAGATCTTACTGTTGTTTGAGCATTAATATTAAATGCAACATTTAATGTCCCCTTAGGTCCAAATGTGATATCAAACTTTTCATTAATATCTGCTTTCCATTCTGGAAATACTGAAATAGAACTTGAAACAACTTTAGGTGATCTAAAAATTTTTTTATCTCTTAAATTCATAGCTCCTACTGCCATTTCTAATCTGTATCTTGGTCCACTAATGTTAGATGCAGATACGCTTATACTTATAATTGATAATGCTAATAATAACTTTTTCATTTATTATTCTCCTATTTTTTTATTTTCAATCTATTATACCCCCCCCCCGATATCTTTTGTCAATACATTAACTTTGTCAATACTAAAAAAGACCAACTTTTATTTAATAGTTGATCTCTATTTTATATTAATTTACTTAATAAATTCTTTTATTTCATTTACACTATCTATAGCATTATCGCTATAACCTATTTTGTCTATAAAGGCATGAACTTCTCCTGCATATCTTATTCCTATTGAATTTACACCATTTTCCTTAAGTCTTTTATGAAAATATTCTGCTTCTAATCTTAAATAATCATATTCTGATGTAAACATTAATGTTCTAGGAAATTGTTTAAGTAAACTATCTGGTGCATTAATTTGAGAAATATAGTAATTTCCCTTAGTTTCATTAGTTTTAATATATGTATCTTTAACAAATAAGATGATGTCTCTTAATTCAGTTATTAATGATTTTATTAAAGGAGCATCAATATTTGTATTATCTATATCATATTCTTTCATGTCCCATATAAAGTCATCTCTACAGTTATCTTCTAAGTCTATAAGTAAAAAAGGATAATAAAGTATTAGTCCATCAGTTATCTTAGTTTTTTCTTCTATATCTTTAATACATACTGAACATGCAAGTCCTCCACCTGCACTATCTCCACTTAAGTAAATATTTTTATATTTATTATCAAAATATTTAAGTATAGCATATCCCTCATTTATAGCTGTAGGATATGGAAATTCTGGTGCTAATGAATAATCAACAGAAACTACAGTTGTACCTGTTTGTTCTGCTATATATTTACAACTATTATGAACTATGTCTGTTGAACCTCCAAAATATGCTCCACCATGGAAATATATTATTAATTTATCTATATTTTCTAAATTTTTTGAATATTTTACTATTCTAATACCATTTACCTTTTCAATGTCTATTTTAATATTAGTAGTCGTGATATCTGTATTAAGAATACAAGCTGCTGCTCTCATTTTTTCAATATTTGAAGAAAATTCTCTTGATTTTATTTTTTCTACTTCTTTAAGTCTTAATTCTTCTATAAATTTTACTTGAGGAGAAAGACTCCCTATTTTATATTCATCTATCTTAGGTCTTCTTATATCCATAATTCTTTCTAATCCCACTTTCTATATTATTTAATAAATTCCCTTATTTCATTTACACTATCTATAACATTATTATTATACCCTATTTTAGTAATAAAGGCATGAACTTCTCCTGCATATCTTATTCCTATTGATTTCACACCATTTTCCTTAAGTCTTTTATGGAAATATTCTGCTTCTAATCTTAAATAATCATATTCTGCTGTGAAAATTAATGTTTTAGGAAATTGTTTAAGTAAACTATCTGGTGCATTAATTTGAGAAATATAGTAATTATCTTTCGTTTCATTAGTTTTAACATACATTTCCTTAATAAATGGCATTATATCTTTTAAATACATTATTGTAATTAATGCTTCTGTATTTTTTTCATCTACATGATATTCTTTAATATCCCAAACAAAGTCATCTCTACAATTATCATTTAAATCTATAAGTAAAACTGGGTAATAAAGGATTAAACCTTTTGATATCTTACTCTCTTTTTCTATATCTTTAATACATACAGAACATGCAAGTCCTCCACCTGCACTATCTCCACATAAATAAATATCTTCATATTTATTTTCAAAATATTTAAGTATAGTATAACCCTCGTTTATAGCTGTAGGATATGGAAATTCTGGTGCTAGTGAATACTCAACTGAAATTACAGTAGCATTTGTTTGCTCAGCTATATATCTACAACTATTATGAACTAAATCAGTAGACCCTCCAAAATATGCTCCACCATGGAAGTATATTATTAATTTTTTCATATCTTCTGATTCTCTTGAATATTTAACTACTTTTATACCATTTATATTTTCTACATCATTTTTAATATTTGTAGAAGTAATATCAATATTTGGTGCCCACATTTCATCTCTTAATTTTTCAAGCCTTGAAGAAAATTTTTTTATTTCTCTTTTTTTAGATTCTTTAATTCTTAATTCATTTATATACTTTACTTCAGGAGAAAAATTTCCCTCTATATATTCTTCTGATTTAGGTTTTCTTATATCCATTTATATCCCTCACTTTTAAAATATTAGTATATTAATGCAAAAATTAAGGATTTACAGGTGTAAATCCTTAATATCTTATTATCTATGTAACTCATATGCTCTTGACATTCTTTTAATATCATTTATTACAAAATCTGCAAGTTCTGAAAAAGTCTTATCCATACCAGAAACTAATTCTCCAGTTTCAAATTTTTCAGCTATTTGTTCTTTTAAACTATCTAAATCATTTTTATATAATAAATCTATTAATACATTTAAATATTCTGGCATATCAAGAATTTCTCCTTTATAATTAGAGAATGTTATTTTTTTATTCTCTTCAAAATAGTATTTTAAATAATTTAAATTCATAGTTCCAATTTGATTTTCTGTAATAGTTCCTCTTTCATACACATCATAATCTATATTTTCCCTATATATTAATCCATATATTCTATAGTATTCATCTCTACCAAATTTTTCAATTAATTCCTTAATTTTAAAATTTTTAGGATAATTTTCTGTTAAAAAATTTAATAATTCTCCATTTTGTTCGCCAATTTCTATGTCTCCATATTTCCATTTTTCATCTTCAAAAGTATACGTTCCTCTAACATATATCTCATCTAACTTTTCTAATAATATTTCATCTGTTAAATTAATTTTATCAGAATTTTCTCTATGTGTTATAATACTAGTTCTAAATTGTGTATTTCTTAAAAAATCATAATATTGTTCTTTTGCTATCCTATTTTCACCACATTCATTATTGATTGCATTTTTAATTTCTTGACTAAAATTAGGATAAGAATTAGACATACTACTATCTACAACATGAATTAAATCATATTTCCCTAACATTTTATAAAATTCATAAAAATACATAGGATCATTATATTTTTCAAAATATTCGTGGTATAAATAGTGAGAATCTTTATCTAATACATTTTCTAAAACTGACTTCATATTTTCATCAACTATAGAATTATTTAAATAAAATCTAATCGCACTTTTACCTATTTCAACCTTATCTTGGTCATTTACATTTACTAATCTATCATTTAAATTTTCAATACTAAATAGCATTAAATCTCTAGCAATATCTATTCTCTTCCAACCCGGATATGTGTTATATGAAATAACTGCTACACCATTTTCTGTCAAACTTGATTTAACAACTTTTAATATAGCTTCCTTTACTTCATCGGGTACCCAAGAAAATACTCCATGACAAATTATGTAATCAAACTTTCCAAACTCATTATTATATTCTAAAATATTTTTATGATAAAGTTTAATATTTTTAAGTCCTATTTTTTCTATTATTTCATTTCCCTCATCAATTTGTACTTTAGATAAATCTAATCCAATAATTTCTGAATCAGGATTTGAAATAGCTATGGGAATAATATTTCCACCAAAAGAGCAACCTATTTCTAAAACTTTCATTTTATTTAAATCAGTAGTTTCAAAACTTAACATTTTCATTATAGTTTTTAAATATAATGGTTGGCATTTTTTAAAACTTTTGGATATATATGGAATAGAATCGTATGATTTTTCTAACTCTTTTATGTCATTCATAATAACCTCTAATCTATACTATATAAAATGTCTAGTACTTCTTTTTCAAATACAGTTAATTTTTCTAATGATTTTTCTTCAACTAAATCTTTTACATAAACATATAGTTTGATTTTAGGTTCAGTTCCAGATGGTCTTAAAGTATACCAACTTCCATCATCGTATAAGAATTTAATAGCATCTGTTGGCTCAATTTCACATGGTGATATTTCTCCAGTTTCAACATCAAATACTGTTTGTGCTTTATAGTCTGTTATTTCTTTAAGTTTAGCATCACCTATAGTTCTTGGGAATATTTCTCTAAACTTAATCATCATTCTTTTAATTCTTAATGCTCCCTCCATACCCTCAAGTACTACTGAAACACCTTTTTCTTTATAGTATCCAAACTCTTCAAATAGTTCATTTAAAACATCTATTAAAGTCTTACCATGTTTTTTATAGTATGCTGCCATTTCTGTTAGCATAAGTGCAGATGAAACACCATCTTTATCTCTTAAGAATGTCCCTATATTATATCCTATACTTTCTTCATAACCGAAGATATAGTTTTTTTCTTTACTTTCTTCATACATATTAGCTATAGCACATATATTTTTAAATCCTGTAAGTACATTAATCATTTCTATTCCATATTTGTTAGCTACTGCTGTTCCCATTTCTCCTGTAACTATAGATTTAACTATTACTGGATTTTTAGGGAAAATATTTTTTTCTTTCATAGTTGATACTATGTAGTTGATTAATAATACTCCTGTTTGGTTACCATTTAAAGCAACTATTTTACCATTGTGCATAACCTCAACTGCTAATCTATCACAGTCTGGATCTGTTGCAATTAATATATCTGCATTTTTTTCAAAAGCTAATTTTTCTGAATATTCAAAAGCAGCTAAATCTTCTGGGTTAGGATAAACTAATGTAGGGAAAGTTCCATCAGGCATTTCTTGTTCTTTAACTACATAAACATTTTCATATCCTTTTCTTTCTAAAACTGTTCTTACAGGAATATTTCCAGCTCCATTTAATGGTGTATATACTAACTTAATATTCATATCTAACTCATCATTAGATCTTAAAGATGTATTCATAACTTCACTATAGAACGCCTCATCAATTTCTTTCCCTATAATTACTAATAAGCCTTTTTCTATAGCTTCTTCTTTAGTTAAAGTTATATACTTACCAAAAATATCTAATTTAGAAATTTCTTCAAACACTGCATCAGATATTACTGATTTAATTTGAGAACCCTCTTCCCAATATACTTTATATCCATTATAGTTTTTAGGATTATGACTAGCCGTAATATTTACACCTGATATTGTTTTATAATATCTAATAGCATATGAAAGTTCTGGTGTAGGTCTTAAGCTTTCAAATAAATATGCACGTATACCATTACTAGCCATTACTAAAGATGCGATAAGTGCAAATTCTGGAGAAAATATTCTACAGTCATGTGCAAAAGCCACTCCTCTATCCATAGCTTCTTGTCCTTCTTTTTTTATAACATTAGCTAAGGCTTGAGTTGCACGTGCTATTACATATTCATTCATTCTATTAGTTCCTGCACCTAATTTCCCTCTTAGTCCAGCTGTACCAAATTCTAATTCTTGGTAAAATCTATCTTCTATGTCTTTTTCATCATTTGCAATTGATTCTAACTCATTTCTTAAATCTGAATCTAAATTTTCATTGCTTAACCATTTATTATATTTATCCATATAATTCATATTACTATTACTCCTTTTTATTATAAATAATTTGCTGGGTTTACATAATTTACGCCTTTTCTTACTTCAAAGTATAAGTTAGGTTCTTTAGTTATACTATCTCTACCTAAAGTTCCTATAGTTTGACCCTTACTTACTTTAGCTCCACTTGCAACTCTTACTGAAGAAAGATTACCATAAACTGTTATAAAGTCTCCATGGTCTATCATAATTACTGCCCCTAGCCCTTTAAGTGAACCAGAATATAGGACAACTCCACTATCAGAGGCTTTAACTGCTTGACCTAAACTTCCACGTATTTCTATACCTTTACTTGTAATACCTTTAGTCTTT
This genomic interval from Streptobacillus ratti contains the following:
- a CDS encoding alpha/beta hydrolase; the protein is MDIRRPKIDEYKIGSLSPQVKFIEELRLKEVEKIKSREFSSNIEKMRAAACILNTDITTTNIKIDIEKVNGIRIVKYSKNLENIDKLIIYFHGGAYFGGSTDIVHNSCKYIAEQTGTTVVSVDYSLAPEFPYPTAINEGYAILKYFDNKYKNIYLSGDSAGGGLACSVCIKDIEEKTKITDGLILYYPFLLIDLEDNCRDDFIWDMKEYDIDNTNIDAPLIKSLITELRDIILFVKDTYIKTNETKGNYYISQINAPDSLLKQFPRTLMFTSEYDYLRLEAEYFHKRLKENGVNSIGIRYAGEVHAFIDKIGYSDNAIDSVNEIKEFIK
- a CDS encoding DUF4912 domain-containing protein → MGNIFIILLIFLILIYIKIKKTKAKDTEVVAKNKNGEVNDMEKVEVIDLENSELSIREILKLKKNKIGSYRNYPNQSSLRQIYRKKPKYLNSKYTFSENNHDEDKLKVEMSKYLIFEQQEEKYFNKRPLPEQYHNNEIVLIPKNTDTLFTYWEIREDFYYNLSNSARLINENPIIVLKSIDGEEKVKIQTHSRNGSMYINNVDSNQEYIVYLGYLDEFDNFIEVAHSTEANVPNPLPSENFDVKWGISEIENINGYQVISFRNVDKNNISSYLGYQQEVLDKELLSDEEIQSLVRGENESSLLNGSSFQGSSRII
- a CDS encoding alpha/beta hydrolase, which produces MDIRKPKSEEYIEGNFSPEVKYINELRIKESKKREIKKFSSRLEKLRDEMWAPNIDITSTNIKNDVENINGIKVVKYSRESEDMKKLIIYFHGGAYFGGSTDLVHNSCRYIAEQTNATVISVEYSLAPEFPYPTAINEGYTILKYFENKYEDIYLCGDSAGGGLACSVCIKDIEKESKISKGLILYYPVLLIDLNDNCRDDFVWDIKEYHVDEKNTEALITIMYLKDIMPFIKEMYVKTNETKDNYYISQINAPDSLLKQFPKTLIFTAEYDYLRLEAEYFHKRLKENGVKSIGIRYAGEVHAFITKIGYNNNVIDSVNEIREFIK
- a CDS encoding methyltransferase regulatory domain-containing protein, with the protein product MNDIKELEKSYDSIPYISKSFKKCQPLYLKTIMKMLSFETTDLNKMKVLEIGCSFGGNIIPIAISNPDSEIIGLDLSKVQIDEGNEIIEKIGLKNIKLYHKNILEYNNEFGKFDYIICHGVFSWVPDEVKEAILKVVKSSLTENGVAVISYNTYPGWKRIDIARDLMLFSIENLNDRLVNVNDQDKVEIGKSAIRFYLNNSIVDENMKSVLENVLDKDSHYLYHEYFEKYNDPMYFYEFYKMLGKYDLIHVVDSSMSNSYPNFSQEIKNAINNECGENRIAKEQYYDFLRNTQFRTSIITHRENSDKINLTDEILLEKLDEIYVRGTYTFEDEKWKYGDIEIGEQNGELLNFLTENYPKNFKIKELIEKFGRDEYYRIYGLIYRENIDYDVYERGTITENQIGTMNLNYLKYYFEENKKITFSNYKGEILDMPEYLNVLIDLLYKNDLDSLKEQIAEKFETGELVSGMDKTFSELADFVINDIKRMSRAYELHR
- the tsaD gene encoding tRNA (adenosine(37)-N6)-threonylcarbamoyltransferase complex transferase subunit TsaD, producing MLILAIESSCDETSVAVLKDGKKVLSNVIASQIDIHKEYGGVVPEIASRHHIENILTVYDKALKEANCKISDISYIAVTNTPGLIGSLLVGLMFAKGLSLSNNIPLIPVNHIDGHIFSTFIDHEPKLPMLTLVASGGHTSLYLIDENKDLTLLGETLDDAIGEAYDKVARILGLEYPGGPLLEKLAIMGHNSFEIPTPKVSEYDFSFSGIKTFITNYVNRKKMKGEDFNKEDLAKTFQDKIIEVLIDKLSKASKEKDIKTISVVGGVSANKAIRKAIIDSEHFKNIDIIFPKFEYCTDNAAMIASACYHKNLREENMFIDAIDTKRKKQGGL
- a CDS encoding histidine phosphatase family protein translates to MIVYLVRHGKTEWNLEERIQGWEDSPLLPDDKSPEKASEKLKGIHFDYVCSSDLGRAVETKRRILEILGIENHGNEHAEFREVGFGVLEGQPIEVLKNKYADLWRKYKTYSEDFIPSDFFEGFESVKDVKTRALNKLEEIKKIYGENSTILVVAHGSIMSILEHNGKKLDEPAVIIENGGVLKLEI
- a CDS encoding phospho-sugar mutase, with translation MNYMDKYNKWLSNENLDSDLRNELESIANDEKDIEDRFYQELEFGTAGLRGKLGAGTNRMNEYVIARATQALANVIKKEGQEAMDRGVAFAHDCRIFSPEFALIASLVMASNGIRAYLFESLRPTPELSYAIRYYKTISGVNITASHNPKNYNGYKVYWEEGSQIKSVISDAVFEEISKLDIFGKYITLTKEEAIEKGLLVIIGKEIDEAFYSEVMNTSLRSNDELDMNIKLVYTPLNGAGNIPVRTVLERKGYENVYVVKEQEMPDGTFPTLVYPNPEDLAAFEYSEKLAFEKNADILIATDPDCDRLAVEVMHNGKIVALNGNQTGVLLINYIVSTMKEKNIFPKNPVIVKSIVTGEMGTAVANKYGIEMINVLTGFKNICAIANMYEESKEKNYIFGYEESIGYNIGTFLRDKDGVSSALMLTEMAAYYKKHGKTLIDVLNELFEEFGYYKEKGVSVVLEGMEGALRIKRMMIKFREIFPRTIGDAKLKEITDYKAQTVFDVETGEISPCEIEPTDAIKFLYDDGSWYTLRPSGTEPKIKLYVYVKDLVEEKSLEKLTVFEKEVLDILYSID